TGTAAAGAAATGTTACGATAGTGAAATAGGTTATTTGACTGTAACATCATTCAATTGTTGTCATAGTTAAATTTGTATATCCCATTCTAACCTTCTCAATTTTGCTAGACAATATGAAGTGATATTGGAACAATGGTACTATAAATCTCCTGAAGATATGGAACTTCCATTTACATTTTTGTTCTAGCACCTCTTTACCCTAGTCACTGTCACAGTGGAGCCACTGCCCAACCCAGCTATGCTCCCACAATTCAAGCTGCAGAAGAGTTGTATGAAACTGATCCCTTTATTACTTGAAAATAAATTGTCGTTAGCAACATGCTTAACACGTATTAATCGCTTCGTGATTATTCATTATCCATGCTTCGATCTAAAAAGTGTCTAGCGACACTTGATAGAAAATGACGAGGATGGAGAATGTAAAATCAATTCTCTATGATATGATTTGAGATTCATGCATTATACTCTCTAACTTTAAATGTAGTGTACACATTTGATGAGATTTTGTATTTGAACCTATGACATTTTGTATCCCAAAATAGTATGAAGTTGTCTCCAGAGGGGGCTAAAGTCTTGACTAGGGAATGCAATTCCTAGAATCAAATTAGACACAGTAAGATGGAAAATGTAAATTGTATGCAAAGCATGTGGCATGGATTACAACTCATCACTTGAAATCTTTCCTATTTTCAAATGCCAACAAGCAGAGGAAGAGTAATTCCAGGAAACTAAAAAATTGATCTAAAAGATTTTGTTACTTTCATTCTTATTATTCGAAAGTCAAATCCTTGGGAATTCTTATGGCATAATTATGCCATTAAAGGCTGAAATTCCTCATGAgtgttcctttttctttataaaaaaaaagatggtgTTAGGCAAGTTTGGTATTCTTTGACTAATTCATCAGATATTTGCTACTGTATTTTTCACTAATacacttttttacttttaaccaaAATACTAGCACAACATTGACTAACGTTGCTTACAAGACTTAGAAGATGATTATTTGCCTTCCAATTTTTCCTTTGGTTTCTGTTAAAAGAATaatttgtgtgtatatatgttCAATTTCCTCTCTTATATAATGCATAGATCATTTGTCGGTAAAGATATAGGAAAAGGGGGCCAAGAAGTCAAcaactttttctatttttattgggaaaaatataaaaaaaaaaactcctatAATgtgcttaaaaaaataaataaaattgtataaaacgCGTTGCACAGTGAGAACCacttaaaaacatttctttGAAATTCAGAACACGACCCTGCATCATGCTTTAACAAAATCTTCACTCGAAAAGTAAAAATTACAAAGCAAATGGAGAAATCAAAACgaaaatactatttactatataGTTCCTATAAGCGTGGTCCATAAGTACATTTTTTTCATACACAGAATCATTCTGTAATATAATCATCAATCAGTGGCTAACGCACAGTAGGATCAAAAACTCTGGCTAGAGTTTTGGGGCTTCTAGTCTCATTCTAAATTGTTGAAATGCGCATGAAACTTAGTTTCCAAATTGGTAGTTAGCCGGTCATGTTGTAGTCGTCTGCATGTAGATATGGATGATAGCTCCCTGGCACTTCCATCTTTCCCATTAGCTGGTCCATTCCTGCATATCCATTTTTATCACATCAAAAAGATTAAGAACAGAACTAACCATTATAGGTCAGCTACCTAGGATCAACTATATGAATCCTGAATAACAACTCAAGCTTTCATTTGATCTAGGTGTTAGCCAAAGATGGATTTTGTTAGTCCTGTTCTCTCATTGTTGTTACAGGTGCTTCGAGTTTGGAATAAGTTTTAGTTGAAGACAAATTCTTTTGTGCTAGAGTAGGTGACAATTGTGAATGTGATGCATTAACTCCATGAGAAGTTTAAGAGGTACAGTAAGTTTTTCTGACAAAGAAGTTTAAAACATAACAGTTTAAAATGCAGGTCTTCAAATGCTATTGATATCCTCGTGAAACATCGAATGAATGCAGAAAGTACATATAATTCATTATGATTCCCTAGATGCAGGAATTCCCATCACCTAGTGTCTCTATCACTTTTGATGACATTTTGAGAATTCGAGACCAGAAACAATTTTGGCTATGGAGCtcatatttagaattttgacAGGAGCACCTTCATTTATATCTAAATATTAGAGCATACGATAGTACTGTGGTAAAAACAAAATGATTTTATAGGAACTAGAAAAACATACTTGGATTAGGCATTCCATAGAAGGACATTTGGCCATAACTTGCAGCAGGTTTTGAACTACCGTCTGATGGAAACATAGGCTCGGGTTTACTGGTTCGTGGATCTAGTGAATGCATGCCAGAGCTCGCGTCAGGGTTCTCATAGCCAAGATCTTCAGTCATTGAAGTAGGCATGTGAGAAGACTGCAGATCCTCTGgctttgttttcttttcattGGGCGACTCAACCTCTGTCTCCACCTCTGATTCAGTGGTGTTTGTTGCTGCAACCTGTTGCTTCCTTTTTGATCGAGCACGCCTATTTTGAAACCAATTATACACATTTGTTTCAGAAATTTGGCCATGTTGAGATAATTCAGAAGTTATATCTTTGATCTTCTGTTTGGTTGGAGTTCCATTGCCTTGTTCAAATATGCGCTCAAGAATCTGAAGTTGCATAGGCGTTGGAGTCCAGCGTTGTCTACCAGTGATTTTATGGCCAGCGGATGTCACCAGTGGATCGCAGTACAAATTTCCCAGCCTGGCTCCTGAGATAGCAGGTACAGATTTTACTCGCGTTAGATGAATTCAAATTCAGAAAGTACTATCACTACAAACACAGCAAGTCGAATATATGGATGTTAACACAAGATATTAAGACCATTAATAAGCCTAACTGAGAAATCTATCATCCTCCAGCTTCTTGCATCATGGTTAACAGTAGTAGGATCCCATTGCCAAAGCAAACCATTCAAATAACACAAGAATACCACAATACAATCATTCACTCTAAAGTTGAATGAAACCAATACTAGTATCTTGAAACATGGAAATGGCTGTTCATCATATACAAAAATTTTGAAGAACCACTCAAAAGGAGGAGGTTATATTTGGTTTCCTTTGAAGCTATTTCAacgaataaaaatatgaaacctGAAGTCTGCAAAATCCACCTCTCATTGATCATtgcaatcaaattaaagatttcagCATACAGTCATGGATTGAAAGATTTCCAGCTTCCATATTACTGGCAAGTTTCACCACTACATTTTTTTACAAGACTCCGAAGCCTTGCCTAACTAGTAAAGTTGTTGTCATGTTACCAGGAGGTCAAGGGTTCAAGCTAATGCATGGTAAGGTTGCGTACAATAGACCCTGGTGGTCCTTCCCTTCCCCAGACCCCGTACACAGCGGAAACTTGGTGCACTGGGCTGCCTATTGTTTCACAGGATTCTCAAAGGATTATGTGGGAGAGAAAACCTAGAGGACTATATTTGGATGGGAAgagtaagaaataaaaataaagaatcaaATGAGATTCTAtaccaaaagtaaaaaaattcaaaaacttagaaaatcaGAAGGAATCAATACAATGAAATTCTATACCAAAAGGAAACACAAGACTTTGAATTTTTGAGACATTTAAGTTGCATAGAActatttgaatttaattatttttaccaaATAACAGAAAAGGTAAGAATTATGAAatgatttcctttttctatTCTCTCAAGTTTTCGAACTAAAATTCCTAGAGGGGAAAAAAGACAAAATCAACCAAAGAACAACACCAAACACAAGATGATGGAGAAACCAGTAAAATGGGTAGCTAAAAAGacacaaaaattgatccatattttcataaaattaacaGAAAAAAAAGGTCCAATTGCATATCAACacgaaatataaatataaaaacagAGCAATAattagagagagagaaaaaaacagACGAACCAGCAAGATCGTGTTGTGAAGCCATGGATTTATGCAAATCAACAAGTTGTTCACAAATAGTAGCATAAACAGCGATTTGCTTCCTTAAAACTTCCATTTGCTCATCCGTCATCACTTTCACAAACATCCCACTACTAACTGCTCCGTTCAATTCCTCCGCCGTCTGCTGCGGCGCCGACACCGGtggctgctgctgctgctgtttTTCCCAATCCATAATTTCCTCTTGTTTTAGTCAATTCCTTAAAAGGGTCATCACAATATTGTATCTGTTTCTGAGAGTTGAAGTAAACAGAGAGAGTGAGTAAAAAAAGGGTAACCAGAAAGTAAAGCAAAAGCGGGAGAGAAGAAAAAACTACTACTTACTACTCAACAGCTAAAGACGAGATTTGGACGTATATATAGTGTATATTCTCTAATATACACTCAAGTAGGTCccatacttttatttttttaaaattaaatttataatattactaaattgaaaattaaatgaCTTTTTAGGGTCTATTATTAGAGTaggaattaaataattattagagaAATGATTCTCTTGGGATTGAGGTACTCCCATAAAACAAGAGGGACTATGATTTTCTTTTAGGATTCTCTAATTTTCTTGGTTATGTACCATGCCAATTTTGGAAGTTAATGTTCATGTAGCACAACTCATCAAGAAAATCAATCTGACTTCCATTTACTATGGAGACTgcgatttgtatatttttatttgtttgtatatttcatttgcgaatatacaaatagTAAGTATATATCAATTTTGTATTTAtgcatttaagaattttttagaATTTCGTTTATACATTTcgcttgccaatatacaaacatggtaattaattatgattttttcataaatcgtatacaaatagctagggtaagtatatacaaaattCTGGATTAATACAAATCAGGCGAATAGCAAAAATTGAGGTAACAATAGCCGCGAATGACAAGAAAATAGATCTgctttgataatttttttcttatgtcGAGTTTATTCAAAACAACTTCTTTATATTGGTAGATTTTTGTATATTCTATCATATGATACGTTGTTGTTGCAGTACATTTAAACTATATATGTCAATGataatatatttagtgtaattttacaaataaatatgaaaaaaataagatgtacacaaaccttacccTACCTTTTTAGGGTAAGGAGAGATTATCGGCTCAAAAGAAAAGTTATTCAATAAGTATATATACTTTATctgattaatttattaaaaaataataatatactttctatatttaaaataattaaatttactaTTAAAGAGAAGTTTTTACATTTATACAACtattatgatatatttaaaatcacaaattttaaacTAATACTTAACTTTAATTTGCTGGCTCAAAAATTGACTGTCGATCTCATCTAATTTTAACCTTTTAGTGATTTAGGTAATAGTATATCTAGAGTGTTTCCAGAATCGAAATGGGTGTAAATATATAAACCAAAGAATAgaaaaatgaatataatattaatttactatgttcATGACACACATATGTGTGTATTTTTGttcacataaatatgatttatgataatatatagAATTTCTGAAAATGGAAAACATCAAAGCTCAGCTGGCTCAGAATTTTCCACCAACccatgatatatttttatacgGATAGGGAGGGATTTTCATATATCTTGGTAGATACCAAGCCAAAGTTTGAAACttttgtatttttctattttcccACCCACTATttattctatatttatattagtgTTCGactaaaagtttaaaattttacatcaatattattattcaattaaaaaattaaaaggtaaTATTAATCACAAATCTttctttttacttctttttttccaatttcaacattttcttATGATTTTGAAAGCAACCACTATTAATTTAGAGTTGGGGCATTTaaagtgaaaacatttataGAATGGATGAATAAATTGACTATCACTTAAATTTAAGAGAGTTTCAGgcatatgaattatgatttgtTTCTATTACCACataaatatatgataaaatatttttatttagatattttttatgtgtattccttactttttttttagtccactttaaaaaaaatgtatcttttttttaacaattctttaatttcaatttttaacacGACATATTTAAGACTATAAGATTAAAAGAAATTTTGGTACTTTCTACATATATTTAGTCTAATgccataaaattaaaaaaaaaatcttaaacttcgtatcaaattaaaattagacaaaCAAATTATAACAGAACGACGATTCAGTAGCCccaatatatataagttataaaACCTCGTTTCCCCTATTGATATTGATATgcataattaaagaaaaatattaaggCAGAGATGTTTAATATGAACATTAGATTATCCTCAAGCGTTCAGTTGAAAAATGTTATAGCTCAagtatgtaaataaaatttagttaattttattCCATGTCTTTGGTACAAAAATCACTATATACATGTTTGTTCATGATTTTTAGTCTCTGTAGAGTGAATAacgatataataataataatatattcagtgtgatttcaaatatcaataaaaaaaaaaacatgaaatttgaGACATTGAGTCATATCCGTAGTACAAATAATggttttatttttagaatttgcTTGTGGATTAGGGTAAGACTTATAAATGTCAGAGTGAATGTTTGAACATTAGCGCACGCCAAAGGCGGACGGTCGGTTCTGACTACTGATAACTATTTACTCATTAATGTTCATGGAGATTGATCAATCATCACTCACTACcttaaattaatatattcactccgtttaaaaaagaattatctaGTTTAATTTGAAAcagaatttaagaaaagaaataaaactttTTAATCTTGTAGTTTTAAATTAACGCTATGTTAAATGTaataaaatgttctttaatcttgtggctttAAGCATGTCTCAtagaaagttgaagttaaagtgttgccaaaaagGGTAAAGAGTCCTTTTTTTAAGCAGATTAAAAAGGAAACTAGACCTTCTTTTTTAAacgggggggggggagggggaaGTATATGCTTTCTTGTTTGTTACTCtgattaacttttttttaaaaagtagttTAGAGATTAGTAGAAGATTGGATATTTCAGGTTATCGAAGACATAACTTTAAATAGGAGAGTGTAGATGATATATATTATGGTAGAAAGGTAGTAGGTAGTGTAGTGTTGTGTTGTCTTGGTGTagttcttatttatttttttaaaaataataatattatttctatcatttataGTTATATTATCATAGTATGGTATGTTGTTTATGGTATTTCGATTATCACATGATTATAGTGTTGTTTTGGCTACTTTTGCATTGTTTCTTATTTCGATTCTTTGTattgtctttttctttatattgaaatttgtTGCACTTGAGTTGATGATCTTTTGGAAATAGTCTTTCTTCATCAATAAAATTGTGGTACAATCTGCGTACGTTCTACCCTTTCCAAACTTTATTGTGGGATACTGGGATATCACTAGCTACGTAAGTTGTTGTCATTATTTAGATGATTATATATACTAGCATGTAATTTTTAGTATagtatttgattaaattaataatgtaattattttcataattagtGAATACCACTAGTTTATTAAATACTTGGTAAGTTGTAAGTAGTagtttgtttttgtcttttgtGTTGtccaaaataatgaaaaataaaaaaggtctATCAACTACCCGGAAGACGCGGCCAATTTGCCGCCAATTTATGAGGCacgttttcttctcttttgttttATATACCCCACCCCTTGTGACATGGACCTTTTAttctctcattttcttctttatagATTGATTAccttcaaaaatatattagtGCATgctgaaaataaaatagaatagaatagtagcaataatatatactctattcgtcttattttatatgaattagtttgacttgaaatgaaatttaaaaaacaaagaaagatttttgaaacttgtgattTAATAAATGATAGTTATTTGTGggattataaattatttcattaagggtagaataaacattttaaagttaaattgtcacttaatatataaatgtgtcatCTGTTATGGGACTGACTCAAAatgaaagtaagtcatataaattgagacatatGGAGTAATACTTATCAAATGATCGGCTACTTATTAACATTCTATCATAATCTTCTACCTTCATACCCTCCTATCTCATAAGGTTATGTCTTCGTAAATCCATGTGTGCCCTGTCTTGTCTAATCACGTCTCTTAGCTTCAATACttcttttaactatttttatctctttttgtACACATCATAGTCAATCTCTCACACCTCCTTACAATGAGACATTTATGCATCTTGATCTTCACATGTCCTAACTCCTAAAGTCTCGAATCTCTTATCTTGTTCaccacaaaaatgaaaataaaaaaaacttattataTCAAAACAAATTTGAAGTATCCATTTTAGGACCGTGATTAATTTGGATTGGCGCcacataaaattcaataaagaaaaaaaatactatttactaAAATTGTTTCCTTTCTCAATTTTACTCAAACTAAAGACTTTTAATTAAAGATGTACAAATCTTATTCATCCTACCGTACCACGAGTGATTTGAAAAGTCTAAGCAACTCAAATACACACATGTAAGCGCACATGCACAACCTTCTCTTCGTTtatgttttcatttttaatttattcattaattaatgttgaatgaaTGTTAATTGTATTTAGAACATAATGACAAATCCGTCAAGCAAATTAAACAAAAGAGTTAATCAAGTCAATAAATCTAATCTAACATGTGAACTTCTGTTGATACTATTTGTCAAATTCCCTCTTTGAAATTCAATAAAGGAAATATCAGCAATCTAATAGAATCTTTCATTAATCATGTTATccttctttttaataaaaaaaaagaagtaaatctACTCTATGcaaatttaaataacaaaaaggaTTGCTCATCTGGTAAACATATTTGACCttcgaattttaaaatttgggaTTCAATTCACTAATAAATGAGCAAAAAATAGAAGTTTCCCGGGAGgggtgaaattttttttaaaaaatttgcatTTTTTACTAATTAAATCATTagcattaaaaaaaacattagtagttttttttcttagtaGTGAATTGAGGCTTCACTTAGAAGGGATCTAGAGTATAACATATGAATTTATGAGAGTATATTTTGCTCAAACTATAATGTAAATTCATtaaataactataaaatataaaattaactatGAAATTTGTCATCTAATTAATGTGTCCTGCACAAGCGGAGCTACGATAGTGTCAGGGTGTCCAATATACCATATACAGTTcaaatcttattttatattaatattttaaacaccCTTAAAACTAATAAAGACCTATAGCACAGTAACAAGGGTGTGTTCAAAACTTATATAGTGCCCGAATTTGAATCTTtcataaaaattttaattacgCCATTGCACCTCCACGATGATGGTGCATCACATGGCTAAAACCAACCCCTTGATTAATTGATTGAAAAAAAGAGTGTAGAAATTGGTAAGTGTGCTTGGAAAATGACTAGCTATCATACAAACAAACACTGTTTCAACTTTCCACGACTAACACGAAATTCAAAGGTTCCCAATTTGGACCGCATCTTTTTGACAACAAAGTCCATCAAACAAAAAAAGCTGTTTACTTCCTCTGAAAAACTAGTcctctttttt
The Solanum stenotomum isolate F172 chromosome 12, ASM1918654v1, whole genome shotgun sequence DNA segment above includes these coding regions:
- the LOC125848723 gene encoding WUSCHEL-related homeobox 8, yielding MDWEKQQQQQPPVSAPQQTAEELNGAVSSGMFVKVMTDEQMEVLRKQIAVYATICEQLVDLHKSMASQHDLAGARLGNLYCDPLVTSAGHKITGRQRWTPTPMQLQILERIFEQGNGTPTKQKIKDITSELSQHGQISETNVYNWFQNRRARSKRKQQVAATNTTESEVETEVESPNEKKTKPEDLQSSHMPTSMTEDLGYENPDASSGMHSLDPRTSKPEPMFPSDGSSKPAASYGQMSFYGMPNPRMDQLMGKMEVPGSYHPYLHADDYNMTG